One Paraglaciecola mesophila genomic region harbors:
- a CDS encoding TetR/AcrR family transcriptional regulator, which produces MSERKQGRRSAQDAEQTKVEILQVAAELFCELGYERVSLRNISEKAGVSHSLIRHHFGSKEKIWHDISDELHEFIVKYVATVYQNIPKTAPANVQLFEFIKRMMAYMLLFKRPVQLIADAVRQEDALLDYFLGSGEDIEDFVEGLVNAHNTLLPEAKIRMWDIKWQIMMYAHAAASLTPFLKETWSDETDDLDECLLRHFMLFEDTMAARLHIDKRYRSIPKSVQELVYELPCTD; this is translated from the coding sequence ATGAGTGAAAGAAAGCAAGGCCGAAGAAGTGCTCAAGACGCAGAGCAAACAAAGGTCGAGATATTACAGGTTGCCGCAGAGCTGTTCTGTGAACTCGGATATGAACGTGTTTCTCTGCGCAATATCAGTGAAAAAGCCGGCGTTTCTCATAGTCTGATACGCCATCATTTCGGTAGCAAAGAAAAAATTTGGCACGACATCAGCGATGAGCTGCACGAATTTATCGTAAAATATGTGGCAACTGTCTATCAGAACATTCCTAAAACCGCTCCTGCCAACGTACAACTATTCGAGTTTATTAAGCGAATGATGGCCTATATGCTGCTTTTTAAACGCCCAGTACAATTAATTGCCGATGCAGTACGCCAAGAAGACGCCCTTCTCGATTATTTTCTAGGCAGCGGTGAAGATATCGAAGACTTTGTTGAAGGTTTAGTTAACGCGCATAACACTCTCCTGCCGGAGGCAAAGATTCGAATGTGGGATATAAAATGGCAAATCATGATGTATGCTCATGCGGCAGCTTCTCTAACCCCATTTTTGAAAGAAACTTGGTCTGATGAAACTGACGATCTCGACGAATGCTTACTCCGTCATTTTATGTTGTTTGAAGACACCATGGCCGCGCGTTTACATATCGATAAGCGCTATCGCAGTATTCCTAAAAGCGTACAAGAGTTGGTTTACGAACTGCCATGCACTGACTAA
- a CDS encoding efflux RND transporter periplasmic adaptor subunit, whose amino-acid sequence MVNRKLRWVFGIALFNLVVAGGLSGCDSVNSQEMAEQNTNKVIKPVKLVKIPDLNQQQVNPFIAKLDATERAILSFNVSGEIASAMPHMGQQIKKGELLASLDPTDYQLALDARQAEYDLARTQYLRAKALIEETLISKDQFDQNETNYKVAKALLEQAKTDLTYTKIRAPFDGVVSLTNAEAHQVVAAKQPVMKVLNNALMDVVFTVPVSYVSQYGVENISRSAVWVTMDFARDRKLEARFKEISTQPNIDTNSYTARVTVRRPDDLTLLSGMSGQVNIVAPDQTSLFTLPKSAWISRDASSGYVWKFSASQGVVNKTLVGLDENGFIQSGLQQGDLVVETGINGLKEGQKVKPWVEEDGI is encoded by the coding sequence ATGGTTAATCGAAAATTGCGTTGGGTGTTCGGCATAGCTTTGTTTAACTTGGTTGTTGCTGGGGGATTAAGTGGGTGTGACAGTGTTAATTCCCAAGAAATGGCGGAACAAAACACTAACAAGGTCATTAAGCCGGTGAAGTTAGTTAAAATACCGGATCTTAACCAGCAACAGGTAAATCCTTTTATTGCAAAGTTAGATGCCACTGAGCGGGCAATCTTGTCGTTTAATGTGTCCGGTGAAATTGCCTCAGCGATGCCACATATGGGGCAGCAAATTAAGAAGGGGGAACTCTTAGCCAGCCTTGATCCAACGGATTATCAATTAGCATTAGATGCGCGACAAGCTGAATATGATTTAGCTAGAACACAATATCTTCGTGCTAAGGCGCTGATTGAAGAGACGTTGATCAGCAAGGACCAATTCGACCAAAACGAAACGAATTATAAAGTGGCGAAGGCGCTGCTTGAACAAGCTAAAACTGACTTAACCTATACCAAAATACGGGCTCCTTTTGATGGGGTGGTGTCATTAACTAACGCAGAAGCGCATCAAGTTGTCGCAGCAAAACAACCGGTAATGAAAGTGCTTAACAATGCACTGATGGACGTGGTTTTCACTGTGCCGGTGAGCTATGTATCTCAATACGGGGTAGAGAATATTAGTCGCTCGGCGGTATGGGTCACGATGGACTTTGCCCGCGACAGAAAGCTAGAAGCGCGTTTTAAAGAGATTTCAACTCAGCCTAATATCGATACCAACAGTTATACCGCACGTGTGACGGTACGTCGTCCCGATGATCTAACTTTGCTGTCGGGTATGAGCGGACAAGTAAATATCGTCGCTCCTGACCAAACCAGTTTGTTTACTTTACCGAAAAGCGCTTGGATTAGCCGGGACGCGAGCAGTGGGTATGTATGGAAGTTTTCTGCATCACAAGGCGTCGTAAACAAAACACTGGTTGGGTTAGACGAAAATGGTTTTATACAAAGTGGCTTACAGCAAGGTGATTTAGTAGTGGAAACAGGGATTAATGGTCTCAAGGAAGGGCAGAAAGTGAAACCTTGGGTCGAAGAGGATGGCATTTAA